GCCGCGTCGAACGTGGGCGGCTGCACGATCGGCATGTCGTTGGTGGTGCGGATGGTGGGGCAGGCGACGTTCGTGCCCGCGCTCGATCCGATGTAGACGGTGCCGTGCGCCACGCGGTCGCGGATCGGGGCGAGCAGTTCGCGGCGGTAGAGCTCGCGCAGGAGCCGGAACGTGTTGCCGCCCCCGGTGAACACGGCCTGCGCGGAGTTCAGCAACCGGATCGGATCATCCTGGTGGGCGCCGGCGACCTCGACGCCGAACGGGGCGAGCGCCTTGGCGACCGTGGCCGTGTAACCGTCGTGGTCGGCCAGCGCGAAGGGGACGAACACCAGGCGACGCACGTCCTGGAGCACTTCGCCCAGCGCGTCGGTGGCGTGCTCCAGGTAGCCGCGTCCGGGCGCGGTCGAGTTGGACAGCAGCAGCAGACGCATCGATGATCCTTTCCGGCGCTCGATCCCCGAATGACTATCACGGGCGGTCCACGGAGTTGCCGCGGAAGTGAGCCCGGCCACTACGCTGGACGGTATGGCAGATGGCGTTCTTCCCGACCCGTCCAGCCCGTTCGGGCAGCGGGTACGCGAACGGCTCGAGCACGAGCGGGTCGTCTGGTTCACGACAACCGGCGCCGACGGCACCCCGCAGCCGAACCCGGTGTGGTTCGTGTGGGACGACGGCGGGTTCCTGATCTACAACGCCGCGCACGCCAAACGGCTGTCCCACGTCCAGGAGCGGCCGCAGGTGGCGCTCCACTTCAACAGCAACGAGCAGGGCGGGGACATCGTGGTGTTCCGCGGCCTGGCCCACCCGGCCGACACACAACCCCCGGCCCACGAGAACCCCGCTTACGTAGCCAAGTACGGCGAAGCGATGGAGTCGATCAGCGGCAGCCTGGAGGCGTTCTCGAAGGCGTATCCGCAGGCACTGCGCGTGCAGGTGAACGCGGTACGCGGATACTGACGGCGAAAGCGCCAGGGCTCAAAACCCAAGGAAGCTGGGTGGTCATCCCGTCGCCTGACACCGGCGCCATCACCTTGAGCCAGGGCCGCAACCTCCGCGCCCGCGTGAGTTGACATGCCAACCTTGCGGCCCTGGGTCAAGGTGATATGCACAAAACCGGAAGGCGACGGGATGACCACCCAGCCACCCACCCGAGGTGAGATGACAACGGTCCCCTGGTCATCCCGGAGCCTGCCCGTCCGGCGAGGACTATCTTTTGATCTTTAAAGCCGCGCCTTCGCGCGGAAAATGCGCCTCACGGCGCTCGAATGGTCACCTTTCGACCACCCCCGCCCCCGATGCCTGATTGTGTTTCAGTCGCCGAGCAGGGTTGTCAAGGCGGGAAAGCGTGCCTTGACAACCCTGGTCGGCGACTAAAGATCGGCTGTGGATCGGGGGCGGGGGAGGTCTGGTTCGATGGTCGGTGCTGTTGCGTTGCCGGCTTGCGTGTCGCTGGTGGGGGAGGTCTGGTTGGGGTAGTCGCTTGCTTTTCGTTGCCGGCTTGCGTTGCCGGCCGGCGGTTTCTTGGTGGTGCTCACCGGTCCCGGTCGTCCAGCAGTTCCGCCGGGTGCACTCCCATTGCCTCGGCCAGGCGGAACAGTGTGTCGAGCGTGATGTTGCGCGTCGGGCGGGGGGAGCCTTGCGCGAGTCTCGAACGTTCGAGTTCGGCGATCACCGAGCGGGACACCCCGGCCCGGTCCGCGAGGTCGGCCTGGCTCAGGTCCCGGTCCCGCCGCAGCCGCCGGACACGCGTTGCCAGTGCCCGCAGCCGGGCGTCCAGTGCCTCCTCCATCGTCACAGCGACGCAGCCTACCAACGGTCCCGCCGAGCCGACTTTTTGTCTTTTCTATGCTACCGTGGAGGGGTGAACAGAGAACTCTCCGCCACCGGCCCCGCCTACCTCTACGACCTCGTCGCCGACGACCTGGCCCGTCGCATCGAGACGGGGGAGCTCGCGGTCAACACGCCGCTGCCGGCCGAACAGACGCTCGCCCGGCAGTACGGTGTCTCGCTCGGCACCTGCCGCCACGCGACGAAGGTCCTGCGCGACCGTGGGCTCGTGCGCACGATCCCGTCCAAGGGCACCTTCGTCGCCGAGCGGCCCAACCGCGCGGCCGTCTACTGCTTCGAGCCGTACCTCGTGGCCTAGACGACCTGTGCGCGCACCTTGCGCAGCAGCCGCACGTCCACGCGCGCCGGCTCGGCGGCCAGCCAGTCGCCGATCACCTGCACGAACTGGTCCGGCGTCATCGGCGGCGCGGGCACGTCGAAGTCCTCGTCGGTGGTGATCTCGCCCGTCCGGCTCGGGTACACGATCAACGCGCCCCGGATCTCCGCGCCCGGCAACAACGCGCGGAAGGCGTCGAGAGCCTCCGGCAGCTGCGTCGCCCCGCCGCGGAAACGACGGTTGTCCCGCCACAGCTCCCCGTACTCGTCAGCCGCGTAGTGCCCGGGCAACCACGTCTTCGACTCGATCAACACCAGCCGCCGCCCCGCGAGCACAGCGTGATCGATGTCGGCGAACACCGAACCCGGCCAAGCCAGCCCATGGAAGATCCGCGCCCCCGGCAACCGGGTCAGGTACCGCTCCAGCAGCTCCGCCGTCAACCGCTCGCCCCACTGGTCCGGCTCCGAACCGGGCGCGCCGAACACGACCGTGCCACCGAACTCGTCATCCACCGCGCGCTCGGCCCGCGCCATCTCCCGGTGCTGCCGCACCAACCAGATCGCCACCGCCGACGCCAGCACCAGCCACACCGCGACAGCCAGCGCGCCCGCCATGATCGGCAGCACCACCAGCAGCAACCACGCCAGCAACAACGCCGCCGGAGCGTGCCCAGGCGCCGCCCGGTCCCCGGTCCGCGCCTTCTCCCGAGCCGCGTCCCACCACTCCAGCGCATCCGGGTCCAGCACCGGCAACTCGGCCGTGAAACTCGGGTCCTCACCCAGCTTCCGCCCCGGCCGCCGCGCCCGCACCGGCGACGAGGTCGCGGCCGCACGATCCAGCGCCCGGTCGTACGCCGCGCGCTGCAACGGGTCCACCAGCACCTCGTAGGCCTGCCGCAACGCCTGGAACTCGTCGGGCGAACCACCGGCGTCCGGGTGCGCGGAGCGCGCCCGCTGCCGGTACGCGGACTTGATCTCCGACGTCGAGGCACGCCGGTCCACCCCGAGCAGGTCGTAGTAGCCCTCGCCACGCACGCGGTCACTTTATGTGGTCTCCGATTTCGCGCCACATGTGGCTAGAGTCAGCCGATGGTCCTCGACATCACGGACAGGCTGGGCATCCGCACCGGCCGCCACGTCGCGCCCGCCGGGCTCGCCGCGATCGTCCTCGGGGCCGCCCTCTTCGTCCTCCCACCACACAGCACCCTCGCCGCGATCGCGCTCGCACTCACCGGCGGCGCGGCCTTCGCGCTCGGCACCGCCCGCCGCGCGAACGGCCGGTGGTGGGCCCTCGTCGCCGGCCTGATCAGCGCGGCACTCCTCTTCGCCGCGCTGACCGTCGCCGGCCGCGGGCTCGCCCTCCGCGCCTTCGGCCAGGCCGAGACGTGCACGGTCACCGACCGCGTCATGATCGAGACCGGCGCCCGCTACCACCACTACGGCTTCGTGCACACCCTCGCCTGCGGCAGCGGCACCCTGACCATCCGCACCGACCCGGGCGACCGCGTGCCCGTCGGGACCGCGGTGCCGATCCTGACCAGCGATCTCATCGAACCGGACTTCGCCGACCGGCACTCCCTCCTGCTGGAGGTGCCTGCCGTGCTCGGGTCGATCGCCCTGACCGCCGTGCTCGTGCGGCGTTCCGTCAGGTCAGCGAACTAGGGTCCGCCGGCACGTCCACCGCGTGCCGCTGCAGCGCCTCCAACGGCACGACGTCCAGCGCCCGCTCGTGCGTGGACGCCAGCACCACCGGCGCGGCCACCCCCGCCTCGAACGCCTGCAGCCACCGCGCGGCAACCACGCACCAGCGGTCACCGGGCTGCAACCCGGGGAAGCCGTACTCCGGGCGCGGCGTGGACAGGTCGTTGCCGACCCCGCGCTGGTACTCCAGGAACTCCTTGGTCACCACGGTGCACACCGTGTGACTGCCGAGGTCGTCGTCACCGGTGGTGCAGCACCCGTCCCGGTAGAAACCCGTCATCGGATCGGTGCCGCAGGGCTCGAGTTCGCCGCCCAGAACATTGCGATCGGTCGTCATGGCAGTCCGTGCTGTCGTATCCAATCGTCCTTGGCCAGAGCGTACTCGACGTCACCGTGTTCGGCCCCCGGAAGCGGGTCCGGCCAGTCCTCGTGGAACGTGCGCACGTACCGCAAACCGGACTTCTCCATCACCCGCCGCGACCCGGTGTTCACGGCCATGGTGAACGCCACGACCCGCTCGACCCCGCCCTCGGCGAACCCCCGGGCGATCAGCGCCCGCGCGCCCTCGGTCGCGTAGCCGCGGCCCCAGAACCGCCGCCGCAACCGGTAGCCGAGTTCCACCTCGCCGCCGCCGAGCGGGCGGAACTCGAACCAGCCGGTGAACTCGCCGCTCGCCTTCTCGACCGCGGCGAAGTACCCCTCCCGCCCGGCCACGTCCCCGGCGGCGGCGTCGCCCAGGTAACGCATGACCTCGGGGTCGCTGTTCAGGTCGGCCACGAGGTCCGCGTCGGCGGGCGTGAGGGGCCGCAGGATCAGCCGGTCGGTCTCCAGGCGCACGCACCGATCATGCCCGCACCCGCTCCGCCGAGTCCCGCCCGGCGCTGATCGCCGTCAGGGAACGGCCCGTCGTCGGGATGGCCAGGTAGAAGATGATCAGCGCGGCGAACACGTACCCGGCGGCGAGCACCAGCATCGACACGTGCGGGCCCGCCGCGGCGACCGCCACCAGCACCACCGACTGCAGCACCCCGCCGGTCTGGCCCAGCCCGCCGGCCAGCGAACCGCCGCTCGCGCGGGCGTGCGTCGGGAACACCTCCGCCGCGTAGGAGAAGCCGGGCACGAACAGGATCGGCCCCGCGACCTGCGTCAGCACCGACCCGAGCACCACCGCGGCCGGGTGGCCGGAGGTGACCGTGACCAGCAGCGGGCTCAGCGTCGCCAGAGCCAGGCCCAGCACGATCAGCTTCTTGCGCTCCACCCGGTCGATCACGAACGGCATGACGCAGTAGGTCGCGACCCCGGCCAGCGTCCCGATCGCCAGCAGCATCGTCCCGCTCGACAGGGACAGCCCGAACTCGGTGAGGATCGTCGGCTGGAACGTGATCGTCGCCCGCACCGACCACTGCACCCCGAACCAGAACCCGATCACCACCAGCAGGCGCTGCAGGTAGGGCGGGCGGAACAACAGGCGCAGCGGGAACTTCTCGCCCTCGGCGTCCGGCGGCACGTCCGGGACCGCGGGCAGCGCGTGCCCGGCCGCCGCCATCCGGCGCTCCAGCGCGGTCGTGATGCGGTCGGCCTCGTCCAGCCGCCCGCGGGTGGCCAGCCAGCGCGGCGACTCCGGGATGATCGGCTCCCGGGTGAAGAACATCAGCACCAGCGCGACCGCCCCGACGCCGAACAGGATCCGCCACCCGACGTTCGCCACCGGCACCAGCGCGGTCGACAGGAACGCGGCGGCCACCGCGGCCACTCCGGACCAGAACACGTTGTAGGCGAGGTACTTCCCGCGCCGCGCGGCCGGGGAGAACTCCTGCACCAGCGCGGTCACCACCGCGATCCCGCCGCCGGTGGCGAACCCCGACAGCACGCGGAACACCAGCAGCGACGGGGTGTCCCAGGCGATCGCGGTCAGCAGCGCGGTCACGGTCAACGCGCCGAGGCCGAGGAAGAACGACCGTTGCCTGCCCAGGATGTCGCCGAGGAACCCGAACAGGATCGCGCCGAGCGCGGTGGCCACGAGATTTCCGGTCAGCATGACCGTCACCTGGGTTGCCGTCAGGTGGAAGTGCTCTTTCAGCACGGGCAGCGAGTAGCCCACGATCGACACGTCATAGATGTCGACGAAGTACGCGATGCCGAGGATCGCGAACGCGGCCTTCGGCAGTCCCCAGCCGGGGAGGCGGTCGATGCGGGCGTTGATCACGGCGCTGCCGCGGAGATCGGCTGGCAAGGCGGAGGTCCCTTCTTCCGGTGACGCGTCAGGCCATTACCGATCACGGCCGCGGAACCGGCAAGCGGGGTCACCGCCCCACGGAAGACAAGGAGTCGCACCGATGGTTGAGGCCATACTCGATCCGACGGGCGGACGGCGCGCCGTCGCACAGGGCGCCGCGGTGCTCACGCCGAACCGGCTCAAGCTGGCCGGCGCGACGATCGGGCTGCTGGAGAACACCAAGAAGAACGCGGCGCCGTTCCTCGCCGAACTGGGCAGGCTGCTCGTCGAGCGGCACGGCGCGGCCGGGGTGGTCGCCCGCACCAAGGCCGCGTTCGCCATGCCGATCCCCGAGGAGCAGCTGGCGGAGCTGGCCAGGACCTGCGACGCGGTGATCACCGGCGTCGGCGACTGCGGCTCGTGCAGCGCTTCCGCGGTCGCGGACGGGATCGCGTTCGAACGCCACGGCATCCCGGCGGCGGTGATCTGCAGCGACGCGTTCATCGTGACGGCCGACGCGATGGCCGGGATGCGTGACGCGACCGGTTACCGCTACGTCGTCACGCCGCACCCGGTGGCGGTGCTCGGGCCGGACGAGGTCCGCAAGCGCGCCGAGGAGGCGCTCGACGACGTCGTCGCGATCCTGACCTCGGTGGCGTCGTGACCGCGCCCGATCCCGTCGTCGCCCAGGAGGCGATCGAGTACTGCTACGAGCAGGGCTGGACCGACGGGCTCCCGGTGGTGCCCGCGTCGCGCCCATTGGTCGATGAGTTCCTGGCGCGCACGAGCCGCGCTCCGGAGGAGGTGATCGGCCGCGTCGAGCAGCTGGACCGCGAGTGCACCGTCGAGCAGGCCGCGATCAGCGCGGCGATGGCCGGGTGCCGTCCCGAGTACTTCCCGGTCGTGCTGGCCGCGTGGGACGCGCTGATGCTGGACCGCGCCGCCCGCGGCGGCGGCTGGCAGAGCACCAGCGGCCCGTCGCCGATGCTCGTCGTCAACGGGCCGGTGCGCCAGGAGCTCGGGTTCAACAGCACCGGCGGCGTGTTCGGGCCCGGCTTCCGTCCGAACGCGACAGTGCCGCGCGCGATCGGCCTGATGGTGCGCAACGCCTTCGGCATCCACCCGCACGTCCTCGAACAGGCGACCCAGGGGCTGCCGGGCCGGTGGCAGATCTGCTTCGGCGAGAACGAGGAGGAAAGCCCGTGGGAGCCGCTGTCGGTGTCGGCCGGGCTCGGGGACGGGGTCAGCGCGGTCACCGCGATGCTGCTGCGCACCGTCGAGTACGTCGACAACCGGCACACGCAGGACCACGAGCAGGTGCTGTGGGACCTGGCCGACACGATGTCCCGCACCGGCGCGCTGATCTTCCGCGAGGCCTCCTACGGGCTGGTGCTCGGGCCGGAACACGCCCAGCTGCTCGCCAAGAACGGGATGTCCAAACAGGACGTGCAGGCGTGGATGATCGAACACGTCGGACGCACCGGTCGGGATCTGCGGCGTGCCGGCAAGAGCGCGGGTGAGAAGCACGTGCGGGGCGCGTCCGAGTCCACTGACGGCGACGACGAGTTCCAGCGGTTCCTGCCGTCGCCGCGGCACGTCCCGGTGGTCGTGGCGGGTTCCCGCAACGCGGCGATGTCGATGGTGGTGCGAGTGTTCGGCGAATGGTCCGGCAAGGCGGTGGCGGTGGAGGGAACGGCATGATCGACCAGACCGGCCTGGCGGCGATGCGCACGACGCTCGCCGCGGACGGCTACGCCCTCGACGTCGCCGAGGAGGGCGGCCGGGTGGCGGTGCGGATCTCGGTGGCCGATCCGGCCGCGTGCGCGGACTGCCTGGCGCCGGAGCCGATCATGCGCGGCATCCTGCACCAGTCGCTCGGCGTGCCCGAGCAGGTGATCGACCTGACGTACCCGGGAGACGACGATGACCGGTGACCCACTGGCCGCGGCGGGTCCAGTGTGGATGGCCGGCCGCCGCGCGATCGTCAGCGGCGGCGGGCTGTCCGGTTCGGCGGGCGGCGTCGGCTACGCGGTGAGCCGCCTGTTCGCCGCGCAGGGCGCCCGGGTGGCGGTGCTGGACCGCGATCCGGCCGCGGGCAAGCGGACGGTGGCCGACATCGAGGCCGACGGCGGGGAGGCGATCTTCATCCAGGCCGACCTGACCCGGGACGAGGACTGCGAGCACGCCGTCGCCGCCACCGCCGAGGAGTTCGGCGGCGTGGACGCGCTGGTCAACAGCGCCGCCTCGGGAGATCGCGCCGGGGTCTTCGACGTCACGCCGGAACGGTGGGACGAGCTGATCGCGCTCAACCTCAAGACCGCCTGGATGATGACGCGCCACGCGGCGGAAGCGATGACCGGCGGCGGGGCGGTCGTGAACATCTCGTCCGCGGCGGTCACCGCGGCCGGGCCCGGCACGGTGTACGGCATCGGCAAGGCCGGTGTGGAGCACTTCACGCAGGGCGCCGCCTCGACGCTCGGACCGCGGGGGATCCGGGTCAACTGCGTGCGGGTCGGCGCGATCTGGTCCTCGATGGCGGCGCGCGACCTGCCCGAGGAGATGCGGGAGCTGCGGGCGAAGGGCGTGGCGCTGCAGACGGAGGGCACCGGGTGGGACATCGCGTACGCCGCGTTGTTCCTGGCCAGCGACCGCGCCCGGTGGGTGTCGGGCGCGGTCCTGCCGGTCGACGGAGGCGGCCCGCACCGCGCAGGCTTCCCGAGCCGCTCCGCCGACGCCGCCCGCAACCGCTAGGCGGGGGCCCCGCCCGGGGAGGCCACCGGTACCCGTCCGCCGTCGGCGTCCTTGCGGCCCAGGTCGGCGGTCGGGACCCGGTAGTTGTCCCGGCCGGTCAGCACCGCGATCACGTTCACCAGGCACAGACCAGCGGTGAAGATCGCGACGCCCACCCAGTTCGCGCTCTTGTCGCCGGCGATGGCGGCGGCGATCGTCGGCGTGAACCCGGCGATCGCGAACCCGATCTGCGTGCCGATCGCCATGCCGGACAGCCGCACCCGCGCCGGGAACATCTCGCCGTAGAACGCCGGCCACACCGCGTTCGTCGCGCTGTAGACGACGCCGAACATCAGGATGCCCACGACGAACACGAGCACGTAGTTGCCCGAAGCGATCGCGCCGAGGTAGGCGAAGATCAGCACCCCGCAGCCCAGCGACCCGCCGATGAACACCGGTTTGCGCCCGACCTTGTCGGCCAGCATCGCCCACAGCGGGATCGCGCCGAGCGCGACGACGTTGGCGAGCACGCCGACCCACAGCATCGGGGTGCGCTCCAGGCCGGCGGAGTTGACCGCGTAGGACAGCGCGTAGACGGTGAAGACGGTGCTGACCGCGGCGATCACGGCCGCGAACACGACCCGCAGGACGTCGGCCCAGTGGTCGCGGAACAGCACCGCGACCGGCAGCTTCGCCTGCCCCTTGCCGGCCACCTCGCGCTCGAAGACCGGCGTCTCGTCCAGCTTGCGCCGGATGACGAACGCGGCGACGACGACCAGCGCGCTGGCCCAGAACGGCAACCGCCAGCCCCAGCTCTGCAGCGCGGCCGTCGGCATCGCGGCGACCGGCAGGAACACCGCGGTCGCCAGGATCTGCCCGGCCTGCGTGCCGGACAGCGTCCAGCTCGTGTAGTACGAGCGGCGGTTCTCCGGCGCGTGTTCGAGCGACATCGAGTTCGCCCCGGCCTGTTCACCTGCCGCGGACAGCCCCTGCAGCAGGCGCAGGACCACCAGCAGCACCGGGGCGAGCACGCCGACCTGCTCGTACGTCGGCAGGCA
The window above is part of the Amycolatopsis thermoflava N1165 genome. Proteins encoded here:
- the pepE gene encoding dipeptidase PepE: MRLLLLSNSTAPGRGYLEHATDALGEVLQDVRRLVFVPFALADHDGYTATVAKALAPFGVEVAGAHQDDPIRLLNSAQAVFTGGGNTFRLLRELYRRELLAPIRDRVAHGTVYIGSSAGTNVACPTIRTTNDMPIVQPPTFDAAGFVPFQINPHYLDPDPGSTHMGETREERIEQFLEENDVPVLGLREGTWLRREDQSLTLGGDESGARLFRRGSEPAELRPGANLGDLLASEIA
- a CDS encoding TIGR03667 family PPOX class F420-dependent oxidoreductase; amino-acid sequence: MADGVLPDPSSPFGQRVRERLEHERVVWFTTTGADGTPQPNPVWFVWDDGGFLIYNAAHAKRLSHVQERPQVALHFNSNEQGGDIVVFRGLAHPADTQPPAHENPAYVAKYGEAMESISGSLEAFSKAYPQALRVQVNAVRGY
- a CDS encoding helix-turn-helix domain-containing protein; this encodes MEEALDARLRALATRVRRLRRDRDLSQADLADRAGVSRSVIAELERSRLAQGSPRPTRNITLDTLFRLAEAMGVHPAELLDDRDR
- a CDS encoding winged helix-turn-helix domain-containing protein, which gives rise to MNRELSATGPAYLYDLVADDLARRIETGELAVNTPLPAEQTLARQYGVSLGTCRHATKVLRDRGLVRTIPSKGTFVAERPNRAAVYCFEPYLVA
- a CDS encoding J domain-containing protein — encoded protein: MRGEGYYDLLGVDRRASTSEIKSAYRQRARSAHPDAGGSPDEFQALRQAYEVLVDPLQRAAYDRALDRAAATSSPVRARRPGRKLGEDPSFTAELPVLDPDALEWWDAAREKARTGDRAAPGHAPAALLLAWLLLVVLPIMAGALAVAVWLVLASAVAIWLVRQHREMARAERAVDDEFGGTVVFGAPGSEPDQWGERLTAELLERYLTRLPGARIFHGLAWPGSVFADIDHAVLAGRRLVLIESKTWLPGHYAADEYGELWRDNRRFRGGATQLPEALDAFRALLPGAEIRGALIVYPSRTGEITTDEDFDVPAPPMTPDQFVQVIGDWLAAEPARVDVRLLRKVRAQVV
- a CDS encoding DUF2237 family protein, with the translated sequence MTTDRNVLGGELEPCGTDPMTGFYRDGCCTTGDDDLGSHTVCTVVTKEFLEYQRGVGNDLSTPRPEYGFPGLQPGDRWCVVAARWLQAFEAGVAAPVVLASTHERALDVVPLEALQRHAVDVPADPSSLT
- a CDS encoding GNAT family N-acetyltransferase, with translation MRLETDRLILRPLTPADADLVADLNSDPEVMRYLGDAAAGDVAGREGYFAAVEKASGEFTGWFEFRPLGGGEVELGYRLRRRFWGRGYATEGARALIARGFAEGGVERVVAFTMAVNTGSRRVMEKSGLRYVRTFHEDWPDPLPGAEHGDVEYALAKDDWIRQHGLP
- a CDS encoding MFS transporter, coding for MPADLRGSAVINARIDRLPGWGLPKAAFAILGIAYFVDIYDVSIVGYSLPVLKEHFHLTATQVTVMLTGNLVATALGAILFGFLGDILGRQRSFFLGLGALTVTALLTAIAWDTPSLLVFRVLSGFATGGGIAVVTALVQEFSPAARRGKYLAYNVFWSGVAAVAAAFLSTALVPVANVGWRILFGVGAVALVLMFFTREPIIPESPRWLATRGRLDEADRITTALERRMAAAGHALPAVPDVPPDAEGEKFPLRLLFRPPYLQRLLVVIGFWFGVQWSVRATITFQPTILTEFGLSLSSGTMLLAIGTLAGVATYCVMPFVIDRVERKKLIVLGLALATLSPLLVTVTSGHPAAVVLGSVLTQVAGPILFVPGFSYAAEVFPTHARASGGSLAGGLGQTGGVLQSVVLVAVAAAGPHVSMLVLAAGYVFAALIIFYLAIPTTGRSLTAISAGRDSAERVRA
- a CDS encoding UGSC family (seleno)protein, whose product is MVEAILDPTGGRRAVAQGAAVLTPNRLKLAGATIGLLENTKKNAAPFLAELGRLLVERHGAAGVVARTKAAFAMPIPEEQLAELARTCDAVITGVGDCGSCSASAVADGIAFERHGIPAAVICSDAFIVTADAMAGMRDATGYRYVVTPHPVAVLGPDEVRKRAEEALDDVVAILTSVAS
- a CDS encoding SDR family NAD(P)-dependent oxidoreductase: MTGDPLAAAGPVWMAGRRAIVSGGGLSGSAGGVGYAVSRLFAAQGARVAVLDRDPAAGKRTVADIEADGGEAIFIQADLTRDEDCEHAVAATAEEFGGVDALVNSAASGDRAGVFDVTPERWDELIALNLKTAWMMTRHAAEAMTGGGAVVNISSAAVTAAGPGTVYGIGKAGVEHFTQGAASTLGPRGIRVNCVRVGAIWSSMAARDLPEEMRELRAKGVALQTEGTGWDIAYAALFLASDRARWVSGAVLPVDGGGPHRAGFPSRSADAARNR
- a CDS encoding MFS transporter, producing the protein MVEHGKPRKAAVAAWVGSALEYYDFFIYGTAAALVFGKIFFPSSDPAAGTLLALATFGVGYVARPIGAFILGHIGDRFGRKKVLVFTVLLMGASTFLVGCLPTYEQVGVLAPVLLVVLRLLQGLSAAGEQAGANSMSLEHAPENRRSYYTSWTLSGTQAGQILATAVFLPVAAMPTAALQSWGWRLPFWASALVVVAAFVIRRKLDETPVFEREVAGKGQAKLPVAVLFRDHWADVLRVVFAAVIAAVSTVFTVYALSYAVNSAGLERTPMLWVGVLANVVALGAIPLWAMLADKVGRKPVFIGGSLGCGVLIFAYLGAIASGNYVLVFVVGILMFGVVYSATNAVWPAFYGEMFPARVRLSGMAIGTQIGFAIAGFTPTIAAAIAGDKSANWVGVAIFTAGLCLVNVIAVLTGRDNYRVPTADLGRKDADGGRVPVASPGGAPA